The Thunnus thynnus chromosome 19, fThuThy2.1, whole genome shotgun sequence genome contains the following window.
TAGAATATACTCATTCTCCTCTATCTACTGTCAGGTTTTGACATctaaatgacaaatgaaaagatgttttattgGGTCATCTATTTAACGAGTATCTCCACTGGATGTCAGAAGTGTCCATCAAGCCGCGGATCTCCAGTTGCaggagagggggtggggggataCACACCCAAACAAAGCTAGCTTTCTGATTTTATGGGGGAATTATTATTGTacacaactccaacatgaaattattcgTCCAGTGACATAACTCACATTAGAGTATGCACAATAATAGGGAAACAGTCCTCCTTGTTGGCCACACAAGAGGTCAATTAGAATTgtgattgttattaatcttaattgTGATTTTGCAAGGGTATAGGTCTTAtaaggttaagtgactgagatacaagcacaagaaaacacaaataagtcCAATTtaattacatacacatttattactaatactacagctacaagtactaaacactacaacatttcacaaaaggaaaagggaaactggtacacaaggctatggctagtgaatgatCTGAGTTATCTATTGTGCAGTTCGTATGAGATACCTCATAAACAGTTAAGATGTTGTTACCTGACAAGCATTACGTCAAATCAACGGTACAACAATTTAGTTCTGATTTGCCaattgaaattacaaatcatgaaAGCACCAGTGTTTAAACAAGTTGATGAAAGTATTCTACAAATTCTTGCTTGCTCCCTGGGGTGGCTTCTTGTGGAGAATGGAGTCCGATGTGCTGgggtgaggagctggagtctggatcttcTAATGATGAGTGAGCTGGCCGGTCCGGACTTGAAAAGTTCCCAGTGGAAGAGAGCTCCTGGTTTATACTCTCATGCTCTCCTAGGCTTGACCCTCAACTCATGACTCTAGATTCTGAGGTTTCACCTTCTATTGCTTtgagtcacatcttcagactagcaAAATGCAAGCTTTCCACTAGCAtggcagaaagcaagaagaaaCCAGCAGCTGGCCTCAACAACCAGCCAGGAAAACCAGCCAGCAACCAGAAAAAAAGCAGCCTACAGTCTCAGATAAGACACTTTTAAAGTTTCGGTCTGCCCGCCCAGAAGGTGCATCCTGGCCAATCCCAGGGGTTGCAGAGTTCTGGGGGAGCAGAGTCAGTCCCCTTCTGTTCATGGAGAGGCGGATTCAACTCCTGAATATGGTTACTCcattaatcaaagtatttacaatttagcAATTGCGTGATTCTTAATTTTGCATTCTTGATAGTAGCTTTAGCATTCtgagagtgaaacaagcagaatggtACTAAACATCATAGTTAAAGACAGTGGAATAAAAGTCGAAAGTACATAACACATTtgtaatatacacacatactaacatacaaTATTAATTGTTCTTAGACAAACTCTGAAACTACATTTGGGTTTTACAGTCCTCTGTTCACCTTGATCTGACTGTGAACGGCAGGGGTCCATTTgggagtgtgggtgtgtgtctacatgtttGATGTGGAGTCTTCTGTTTGTCACTGGAGCATGGCATCTTGTGCAGCATGTCTTGTGCCTTATGCTGGTTTGCCCAGGGATCAGTTTTGGGTTGGtcctgaaaatgtgtgtgactgGCTCCTAGAGGTGAGTTATGATAACCAATGGTGGGGGTCGTTTATCCCAATGGTCAGTTCACACTGGGGTGTGAATTGGTCTTCTCATCATGCTGGCTCTTATAGCTTGAAGGATCAAAGGTGGTTTGGGTCAGTAGTCAGGTTtggtgaccatgcaggagatggGGGTTTCCCTATCTGATCCTCTCTGTTTGCAGCAGGTTGTTTAGATAGTCtggtcagtgaggagtttgGGACTGTCACTTATATATTACTAGCCAGCATTTCTGGGggttgaagaaagagctggtctATTGTTTGAGGCTTGTGCTGTCTGCCTTAAAAATATGCAGGGGCTTTACCCTTAACTGGTTTGgtaaatccctgttagcgacacactgtctgtccatgactggtagctacagcagtttgtctactttgtcttaaattagacattaaattttgcaattgaTCCATGGTTCACATGCGTGCCGAACCGTGGGGAGCAATCTGTACGAGTCATTGATCAACTACGTTCCGTTACACCACTAGGTGGCACATGTTGCACATGGGCCAGCGCATGTCGGAAGAGGGGTAATAAATGATTATTCGCTCGCAATGGTTTGCGCCAGGCATTACACAAGTGTCACAACCACTTGTAGATAGTTGTATGACATGCCAACAGACCAGAAAGAAGAACAGCACAGTGAAGCATGACCATTTGGAACCCCCATCGGGTCCTTTTGTAAATTTGCAAATAGACTTTGTACATGTGCCAAACTGTCAAGGCTACAAATATTTGTGAGCCATAACCGATAGGTTCTCAAAGTGGGTGGAGGGTTTTGCAACAAGGAAAGAAGACACAAGAACAGTTGTGAAGTGTCTGCTAAAAGATCTGATGCCCAGTTATGGGGTGCCACAGGTAATAGACAGTGAGAGAGGTCCAGCTTTTGTGTCAAAAATCACTCAGGGACTGTCTGATATCTTAGGGTTCAAGTGGCAGTTGCATGTTCCTTATCACCCACAGAGTGCAGGTCAAGTTGTAAGAATGAACTCAACTATGAAAGAGAGGTTGACCAAAATTGTAATGACAACGGATCTGAAATGGCCTGACGCACTGCCTATTGTGCTGTACTCCATACGAAGTGCATCACGTGCAACTACAGGACTAAATCCTTATGGAGGTGTTGATGGGGAGACCAATGTCCACAGGGACAAGCCCCCCCTCTAACACCACATAAAACTACCCTGCTTTGGATGGATGAGTTAATGactgaatgtgtgaaaaaacTAATAGAAATTTTGAGAAAGTTTCACTTACAGGTGGCTGACAGGCTCCCCCAGTCCATCAGAGGAACCAATTCATCCTTTTCAGGAAGGTGATTTTGTACAAATCACATCTCTGGAAAAGGTGTTTCTGTATCCTTGGTTTAAAGGTCTTAACCAGGTGTTGCTGACAATTAGGACAGCCCTGAAAGTCGAGGGCAGAGCAGAATGGATCCATACCACAAGGTACAGGTTGGCTCCCCTGTCCGCTGGCGAGGGTGTGCAGAGCCATGGTGAGTAACCGGATGGTTGCTACTCCTTTCCCTCCTGCTGAGTGGGCTCAGGCAGGGAGCAGATCACGGCAGTTATGGAGCCTTTTTCCCCccatctttattcaagagcatggtatatcaatttgagagcatgatttattgatttcatgttcaAATTTTGTAATATTGTCCATCAAGCCCTGCCCTCGCGGTCAAATAGCTTCTGCTTGCgcttagatttgctctgttATTGCTCAAAGCGTGTGCTTGCACTCAGATATATTGctgcttgcacagatttcctgcacTCAAGCTTCAGTTCCTTTAACACTTTGGTGTTACTGGGGTTCTTCATTCACTTGAGGGTTTGCCCTTGTTGGCCGAAAAATAGATTTTTGGAGATACAGTTTTCATCAGACAGCAacgaaatatatatatacacatacatatacacacacattttatatatacttttactttaatactttaactacattttgctgctaatacttatgtacttttattaaGTATGATTTTTACAAGATTATATgatttttagcattttacaTCAATGTAATGGTGCTTTTACTTTCAGTGTGCTGTGCAGGCGCCGCACAGGAGAACGTAAAATTCCtcaaacaaaaagtaaacagatttttttctagttttgaTTGCAACAAGGTAAAAccaggaaacactgaaacatttttgtagTTGAAGTTTACACTTGAAAAACTCAGACTTTCTTTTTCAGACTTTCAGACTCTGCAACAACACAATGAACAGATGCAAACAAGACAAGACTCATTAAAGATTAGTCTCGTTATGAAGCATGTTTTATCATGAAGTCATGAACACTGACCTGTTTATCTGTGGTGGCAGAGGGTGAGGCTGATACTTCACTTTCAATAGGGTTGTTGGTGCAGTGCTCCAGGTTCTGGTTCTCCTCCATTTCGCTGTTGTAGTGGTCCTGGTCAGTGAAATCCAGCAGGTCTCCTCTGTGACTGATggactgttcttcttcttcttctttttcctgttttacgGTGCATGGGAACCAGCACTGAGGTGCGTTACTGCCAACTATTATGCTGTTGAAGTGTAAACTGGAGTCATCTATCcccttaaacaaacaaacacaagaaaaaataaattaataaaacggcacacagagagggctggTAAAAACGGATATGTTTTGACGGTCCACCGGCCCAAAAACGTATTTTTCTGATGATATGCCAGTACACCACTGGCCGTAacctactgttgtggctgtaaaacgtTGGATgtattgttttgagcgtcacccAACTcctgtgaaatgactcatttcactatcataATTTAATCCATTTGGTCCGacaacatttggaaagtctagaggagccgCACGGCCAAATGGTCAGCACAAGATGTCAATTTAAACATTCCATTCCATTTTACAGGATTACAcaatttttagtatttttacatcaatgtAATGGaacttttcatttcagtgtaCTGGGCATGTGCCATACAGAAGAATGGAAAATTCCtcaaacaaaaagtaaacatttttttctagcTTTGTTCGCAACAAGGTAAAAccaggaaacactgaaacattttaaaactttcttttttagGACCCCGAGACTCATCCTCGTGTTTTGAGTCTCGTTATGAAACCAGTTTTATCATGAAGTCATAAACACTGACCTGTTCATCCGTGGTAGCAGAGGTTGAGTCTGATTCTTCCTTTATAATTGGGTTGTTGGTCCAGTGCTCCGGGTTCTGGTTCTCCTCCATTTCGCTCTTGTAGTGGTCCTGGTCAGTGAAAtccagcaggtctcctctttgactgatggactgttcttcttcttcttctttttcctgttttatgacGCATCGGAACCAGTGCtgaggtgcattactgccaacTATTATGCTGTTGAAGTGTGAATTGGAGTTGTCTATCgccttaaacaaacaaacacaagaaaacctaaataaacaaaataaaaaaacaatatttcactgAACAACCCCGACAAGAGATTTGAAAGTTccatatactgtgaaatatagagagatttatctggcggtgataggcttaatcagcattgtatCAACTCGGCACAGGCTTTTTCAGACTTTCTCTGCAGCAACACAATGAACATGTGACACGCGGACCCTCAAGACTCATCCTCGTGTCTTTAGTATCGTTATGAAGCCGGTTTTATCATGAAGTCATGAACACTGACCTGTTTATCGGTAGAAGCAGAGGGTGAGTCTGATTCCTCCCTTTTAATGGGGTTGTTGGTGCAGTACTCCAGGTTCTGGTTCTCCTCCATTTCACTCTTGCAGTGATCCTGGTCAGTGAAAtccagcaggtctcctctttgactgatggactgttcttcctcttcttctttttcctgttttatgacGCATCGGAACCAGTGTtgaggtgcattactgccaacTATTATGCTGTTTGAGTGTGAATTGGAGCTATCCATCcccttaaacaaacaaacacaagaaaacatgaataaataaaataaaaaacaatatctcATTGAACACTAAATTCTTTTGTTCAGTCTAGTTTCTGTCAAATGATAGAATAGACTGCTTAACCCGAtcgcaaatacatttttcatactCAGTTCTTCCACTCCAAgcttccctcttttcctctctgattCTCGCTCTTGACAGTATTTTTGGCAGTGACAAATTATATGTTGTACTGATTCCTCTATTTGACAGTGCTCACATAATCCTGACGGATGTTTGTCTATTAAGTGCAGTGTTTTATTTGGTTTGGTGTGCTGCCACTCTTCagtgatgtttgttttgatcattCCTTTTGCTTCAGATTTACTGGGTGAAATGTCCTGAATGAAAAGTGCCTGTTTTGCTAACACGTCCACAGTTTCATTTACCCTTTATCCCTCTGTGAACCGGTATccacataaatgttaccatagtattcatattttcaaatcGGCACAGCCTTTCATATATGTTAACTGTATCCTGCCTACTGTGGGATGTAAATGACTGTAGCGAGCTTTTAGTTTGTAACTCATTATCCACTGTAATCCTGCAACTACTATCCTTGGATCCAtctgtatatactgttataGGCTGTTTCATAcgggacttttacttgtaattgagtaataatacattgctgtattggtacttaagtaaaggatctgaatatttcttccaccactgcaggtATGTTAAAAACAACGACTACATGCCGCCTGTTTGCAGCTTTGAAGCCACAGTGAAGCTCAGGATCTGACATTTACTAGAAATCCTCTTCAGagacatttaaaatgtctgatTTCTGTTTGTATACAGTGTACTGCGCATGCGCCACGCGGGGAATGTAAAATTGCtcaaacaaaaagtaaacagaTTATTTTCCAGCATATTACTCGCAACACGCTGCAAGCAGGAAACACTTCCTACGAGACCTTCCTCGTAGTTTTCACGCCCGAACACAAAGCCTGGAAGTgttatagtttctttttttcagactttctcTCCGACAACACAATGAACGGAGGACACGTGGACCCTCGAGACTTGTCCTCCTGTCTTCAGTCTTATTATAAAGCTGATTTTATCATAAAGGCACGAACACTGACCTGTTTATCGGTGGTAGCAGAGGGTGAGTCTGATTCTTCCTTTTTAACGGGGTTGTCGGTGCGGTCCTCCGGGTTCTGATTCTCCTCCATTCCGATCTTGTTGTGGTCCCGGTCGGCGTAATCCAGCAGGTATCCTTTCTGACTGACGGACTGCCTTTCCAGTTTAAATATCACCTCCGTGTCGTCGTGATCTcacaacagctgctgctgctgttgacgcctcctcctctgcttcttcttctgttgtttattgGCGGCTGGTAAACAGCTTTTAGtcgcattaccgccaccttctgaaTTGTAATGGGAATCAGAACGGTTACTACAGGAGTATTATTCCATTAAATTCTCGTATTAAGACTCTATAATACCTATTCTCATGTGACTCATTTGGAGTGTCATTTTATGTCTATTGCTGATGTCAAGGACAGTATAAAAGTACATGCTCCACCGTTTCCTTTAGCCCGCAATGTTCACATCTACTGTAGCATGCTTATTCATTATGTTGAATGTACTGTTCAGACCAGTGTGACAAAACCCCGTTTTTGATATAATGTCCTCCTCCTTTATATTCTTATTGCCTTCTCTCATTTCTCCTAGTTTTATTTGAATGCAGAAGTAGTATCTGCCCTTATTTCTTGTGTCTCACTTGGTAGTGCACTACTGGAGATAGAACCTATCAAAACCTTGACTTGTTTCCAGCTTACAGCAAGTAGAATAGCTAACCTCCCCTGTATATACTGCTAGGTTTTCACTTACCCTTTTATTTGACGTTACATTTAATTCTGGAATGATAAATGCTATCCCTACTCTATTGTCCAATGTCTTGGATGCATCTGTATATACTTTAACATATTCTGAATAATTTTCTTCGACGTATTTACTGCTAGATACTGAGCTTAGCCATCAAAGCTGTGTTGGATGCAGCAGAGTATAAACAGATGGATCCAAGGATCCTAATACAGGGATCACAGGTTTTTCTTTTAGTATACCAGCCTTACAAGTTT
Protein-coding sequences here:
- the LOC137170970 gene encoding zinc finger protein 723-like isoform X4, giving the protein MEENQNPEDRTDNPVKKEESDSPSATTDKQGMDSSNSHSNSIIVGSNAPQHWFRCVIKQEKEEEEEQSISQRGDLLDFTDQDHCKSEMEENQNLEYCTNNPIKREESDSPSASTDKQAIDNSNSHFNSIIVGSNAPQHWFRCVIKQEKEEEEEQSISQRGDLLDFTDQDHYKSEMEENQNPEHWTNNPIIKEESDSTSATTDEQGIDDSSLHFNSIIVGSNAPQCWFPCTVKQEKEEEEEQSISHRGDLLDFTDQDHYNSEMEENQNLEHCTNNPIESEVSASPSATTDKQKKKARKRLRNHHCQQCDKAFTTSTNLKIHQRVHTGEKLYSCEQCGKAFTTDSNLKRHQHIHTGEKPYSCDQCGKTFTRDRNLKTHQRIHTGEKPYSCEHCGKTFTRDRNLKTHQSIHTGEKLYWCEQCEKAFTDKSTLKRHQRIHTGEKPYSCEQCGKTFTTDGTLKRHQRIHTGEKPYWCEQCGKAFTDNGNLKSHQRIHTGEKPYRCEQCGKAFTFDSNLKDHIRIHTGEKPYRCEQCGKTFTRSSSLKIHQRIHSAPC